The following proteins are co-located in the Mus caroli chromosome 7, CAROLI_EIJ_v1.1, whole genome shotgun sequence genome:
- the LOC110299181 gene encoding olfactory receptor 13G1-like, with protein sequence MAPVNQSVVTIFILQRFVDDPRVQDVLFCLFFALFVAAIAGNGLIIATIHSSPNLHTPMYFFLVNLALMDVICTVTVLPKVLQSLVAENSISYGGCLTQMFVFSWVLGSELLLFSAMAYDRYLAICRPLHYGTLMSGRVCVALATFVWFTGAFNSLVLTCLMLPLSFCGPNLITHFFCEIPSVLILSCSPTFINDIMTVIADMFLTGLNFLLTMTSYGFIISSILRIRSSEGKKRAFSTCSAHLVVVTLYYSTVLYTYVRPALGTAGFLDKLIAVLYTTVTPSLNPLIYTLRNKEFKTSFKKLISLLRTLNLEMNSKSNG encoded by the coding sequence ATGGCTCCAGTAAACCAGTCAGTTGTGACCATATTCATCCTGCAAAGATTTGTTGATGACCCCAGGGTCCAGGATgttctcttctgcctcttctttgcCTTGTTCGTGGCAGCCATAGCTGGCAATGGCCTGATCATTGCGACCATTCACAGCAGTCCCAACCTCCAtactcccatgtacttcttcctagTCAACCTTGCCCTGATGGATGTGATCTGCACTGTGACTGTCTTGCCCAAAGTTCTGCAGAGCCTGGTGGCAGAGAACAGCATATCTTATGGGGGATGCCTCACACAGATGTTTGTCTTCTCCTGGGTCCTGGGCTCTGagcttctgcttttctctgccatggcctatgaccgctaccTTGCAATCTGTCGGCCACTGCACTATGGTACCCTCATGAGTGGCAGGGTCTGTGTGGCCCTTGCAACCTTCGTGTGGTTCACTGGAGCTTTCAATTCATTGGTGCTCACTTGTCTGATGTTGCCATTGTCTTTCTGTGGTCCCAATCTCATCACACACTTCTTCTGTGAGATCCCTTCTGTGTTGATACTGTCCTGTAGTCCCACCTTTATCAATGACATCATGACTGTTATTGCAGACATGTTTCTGACAGGCCTGAACTTTTTATTGACAATGACATCTTATGGCTTCATCATTTCCAGCATCCTGCGCATCCGCTCATCTGAGGGCAAGAAGCGTGCCTTCTCTACCTGCTCTGCCCACCTGGTTGTGGTCACCCTTTATTATTCCACAGTTCTATATACTTATGTCAGGCCAGCCCTAGGAACTGCTGGGTTCCTGGACAAACTCATTGCTGTTCTGTATACCACTGTGACCCCATCTCTGAACCCCCTTATCTATACCCTGAGAAACAAGGAATTCAAAACATCCTTTAAAAAACTCATTTCCCTGTTGAGAACTTTGAACTTGGAGATGAACTCTAAAAGCAATGGGTAA